The Magnolia sinica isolate HGM2019 chromosome 10, MsV1, whole genome shotgun sequence genome includes a window with the following:
- the LOC131217339 gene encoding uncharacterized protein LOC131217339, which yields MYVTRPLSIYTKSTEAALAPPPEGLNSGYLVFADEEYETETTRFFGLCKDNKIRNLPFPQNKILTVRYTQHHMRIQNHHHHHLSSSTVYSDKAYFIPVLDQPLSSNRYYIIHESGNYKGNACRCSREEDMVTCCFCKCINDVKPRALDHRDMYQQVEIIRQRGGCFVAKSIAPDGFPPLFLRRKGWEVYTKTPHDFQLGEAHGIDLSLRAHLPAFDFPISNKHSRSVVVGKWYIPFMFIKEDGTSSKDQMKKSMFYEMYLEQMWDEIHMCENHGTEQNAVVVKTTVRRETATILGMEAVACVVDRVMWLSGPPNSMGVGLSMAIVDRMKWEACRGGWIDGKERDLKVERVEEFGGVNGWKKFGCYMLVERFVLRRMDESLVLTYDFNHTHLIQSKWE from the exons atgtATGTGACAAGGCCTCTTTCAATCTACACAAAATCTACTGAAGCTGCCCTTGCGCCACCGCCGGAGGGTCTAAATTCCGGTTATTTGGTGTTCGCCGATGAAGAATATGAGACGGAGACGACGCGTTTCTTTGGGCTGTGTAAAGATAATAAGATCAGAAACCTACCTTTCCCTCAGAACAAGATCCTGACCGTTCGCTACACCCAGCACCATATGCGGATTCAaaaccatcaccaccaccatctcAGCAGCAGCACGGTCTACAGTGATAAGGCCTACTTCATCCCAGTTCTTGATCAGCCATTGTCTTCCAATCGATACTACATtattcatgaatctgggaattaCAAAGG GAATGCATGCAGATGTTCAAGGGAGGAGGACATGGTCACATGTTGTTTTTGCAAGTGCATCAATGATGTGAAGCCAAGAGCCCTAGACCACAGGGATATGTATCAACAGGTAGAGATCATTCGCCAACGTGGTGGTTGCTTCGTTGCCAAATCCATAGCACCAGACGGGTTCCCTCCGTTGTTCTTGAGAAGAAAAGGGTGGGAGGTATACACAAAAACTCCCCACGATTTCCAACTAGGTGAGGCTCACGGCATTGATCTCTCTTTACGCGCCCATCTGCCAGCATTCGACTTCCCAATCTCTAACAAGCATTCGAGGAGTGTTGTAGTAGGAAAGTGGTACATCCCTTTCATGTTCATTAAGGAAGATGGTACTAGCTCAAAAGATCAAATGAAAAAGTCCATGTTTTATGAGATGTATCTCGAACAGATGTGGGATGAGATCCACATGTGTGAGAACCATGGCACTGAACAGAATGCTGTGGTAGTGAAAACAACTGTGCGAAGGGAGACTGCGACGATCTTAGGTATGGAAGCCGTTGCATGTGTGGTTGATAGGGTGATGTGGTtaagtggtccacctaatagcaTGGGTGTGGGATTGAGTATGGCAATTGTAGATAGAATGAAATGGGAAGCTTGTAGAGGAGGTTGGAttgatgggaaagagagagatttgaaggTGGAGAGGGTGGAGGAGTTTGGAGGAGTGAATGGATGGAAGAAGTTTGGTTGTTATATGTTAGTGGAGAGGTTTGTTTTGAGAAGGATGGATGAGAGTTTGGTTCTAACTTATGATTTTAATCACACTCATCTGATTCAATCCAAGTGGGAATAG